A stretch of Electrophorus electricus isolate fEleEle1 chromosome 3, fEleEle1.pri, whole genome shotgun sequence DNA encodes these proteins:
- the LOC113585376 gene encoding proline-rich receptor-like protein kinase PERK8, translating into MKLWLFPHHQSSLCLSVTKPETANPLALRVHGHLEVPGKSRITFILMTRSQVSTKSLPVLTNAAGASSLQHKMVTPPVPVAILQAARPDPGPVPGVRDANRSVTRSVPVTTPPDRPPLNTTAASPDPPVPVPGVEEATPQAPMPHARPVPVPCARLLPVVAL; encoded by the exons ATGAAGCTCTGGCTGTTTCCACACCATCAGAGTTCGTTATGTCTCAGCgtcaccaaaccagagacagcaaatcctcTGGCGTTGCGGGTACATGGGCATCTCGAGGTTCCTGGAAAAAGCAGGATTACGTTTATTTTGATGACGAGATCCCAAGTAAGCACCAAGAGTCTGCCCGTCTTGACCAATGCTGCAGGGGCGAGCAGCCTGCAGCACAAGAT ggtcaccccacctgTGCCTGTGGCTATCCTGCAAGCCGCtcgtcctgatcctggtcctgttcccggcgtgagagacgccaaCCGttctgttaccaggtctgttcctgtaaCCACGCCTCCGGACCGGCCGCCACTGAACACCACAGCTGCGTCCCCGGACccgccagttcctgttcctggagtggaagaagccacACCACAAGCTCCCATGCctcatgccaggcctgtccccgtGCCTTGTGCCAGACTTCTCCCAGTGGTTGCTCTTTGA
- the LOC118241084 gene encoding zona pellucida sperm-binding protein 1-like: MARVWVTIALVGLCVFLTCWCSEAASTGSLQGSKQLLLNSQLLQLHVPQVYGQQQQLTTNGPSQKCNVDGSVKIACGEPGLNATHCEAINCCFDGQYCYYGRTVTVQCTRDGQFVLVVAKDATLPRLSLDSVSLLGENGPCGPVDSNAAFAIYQFPVTACGTHVMELGAHLVYENKMTSSYEVGMGPLGAITRDSYYELYFQCRYYAMSIGALTIRHYANDPPLPVVAPGPLRVELRIGNGQCATKGCVEVQAAYTSYYKDTDYPVVKVLREPVYVEVRILERSDPNIVLTLGHCWATSSPNPFSVPQWDLLVNGCPYKDDRYLTTLVPVERSPAVPFPTHYKRFVLKMFAFVDTTSMAPLHNQVYIHCSTAVCHPSATETCEPSCSRQRRHVPEEREAPPESAVVSSGGVVFIEMA; the protein is encoded by the exons ATGGCAAGAGTCTGGGTCACTATTGCACTTGTggggctttgtgttttcttaacatgttGGTGTAGTGAAGCTGCATCCACAGGGAGTTTACAAGGGTCTAAACAACTACTCCTGAATTCTCAGTTACTGCAGCTACATGTTCCTCAGGTTTATGGCCAACAGCAACAGTTGACCACAAATGGGCCTTCTCAGAAATGTAATGTAGATGGGTCTGTCAAGATTGCTTGTGGTGAACCTGGCTTAAATGCTACCCATTGTGAAGCTATAAACTGCTGTTTTGATGGGCAGTACTGCTATTATGGAAGAACAG TGACTGTCCAGTGCACAAGGGATGGCCAGTTTGTGTTGGTGGTGGCCAAGGATGCAACACTACCCAGACTGAGCCTGGATTCAGTCAGCCTGTTGGGAGAAAATGGACCCTGTGGTCCAGTTGACTCAAATGCAGCGTTTGCCATTTACCAGTTTCCTGTAACTGCCTGTGGGACCCATGTGATG GAGCTGGGTGCACATCTGGTTTATGAGAACAAGATGACCTCTTCCTATGAGGTTGGGATGGGGCCCCTTGGAGCCATCACAAGAGACAGCTACTATGA GCTCTACTTCCAGTGTAGATATTATGCCATGAGCATTGGGGCGCTGACCATTCGGCATTATGCCAACGATCCTCCTCTACCTGTAGTTGCTCCTGGACCCCTCAGGGTAGAACTAAGAATAGGAAATGGTCAGTGTGCCACAAAGGGGTGTGTGGAAG TACAGGCAGCCTACACTTCCTACTACAAGGACACAGATTACCCTGTAGTTAAGGTGCTGAGGGAGCCGGTCTATGTGGAAGTGCGCATCCTGGAGAGGTCTGACCCAAATATTGTCCTGACTCTGGGACACTGCTGGGCAACCTCTTCCCCTAACCCCTTCAGCGTTCCCCAGTGGGACCTTCTAGTGAATGG GTGCCCCTACAAGGATGACCGCTACCTGACTACTCTGGTTCCAGTTGAGAGGTCTCCTGCGGTTCCGTTCCCTACCCATTACAAGCGCTTTGTCCTCAAGATGTTCGCCTTTGTGGATACTACCTCTATGGCTCCTTTGCACAACCAG GTCTACATCCACTGCAGTACAGCTGTGTGCCATCCAAGTGCAACAGAGACCTGTGAACCAAGCTGCAGCAGACAAA GGAGACATGTACCAGAAGAAAGGGAGGCTCCTCCTGAATCAGCTGTGGTGTCCAGTGGGGGAGTTGTCTTTATAGAAATGGCCTAA
- the LOC118241048 gene encoding zona pellucida sperm-binding protein 1-like, which translates to MARVWVTIALVGLCVFLTCWCSEAASTGSLQGSKQLLLNSQLLQLHVPQVYGQQQQLTTNGPSQKCNVDGSVKIACGEPGLNATHCEAINCCFDGQYCYYGRTVTVQCTRDGQFVLVVAKDATLPRLSLDSVSLLGENGPCGPVDSNAAFAIYQFPVTACGTHVMELGAHLVYENKMTSSYEVGMGPLGAITRDSYYELYFQCGYYAMSIGALTIRHYANDPPLPVVAPGPLRVELRIGNGQCATKGCVEVQAAYTSYYKDTDYPVVKVLREPVYVEVRILERSDPNIVLTLGHCWATSSPNPFSVPQWDLLVNGCPYKDDRYLTTLVPVERSPAVPFPTHYKRFVLKMFAFVDTTSMAPLHNQVYIHCSTAVCHPSATETCEPSCSRQRRHVPEEREAPPESAVVSSGGVVFIEMA; encoded by the exons ATGGCAAGAGTCTGGGTCACTATTGCACTTGTggggctttgtgttttcttaacatgttGGTGTAGTGAAGCTGCATCCACAGGGAGTTTACAAGGGTCTAAACAACTACTCCTGAATTCTCAGTTACTGCAGCTACATGTTCCTCAGGTTTATGGCCAACAGCAACAGTTGACCACAAATGGGCCTTCTCAGAAATGTAATGTAGATGGGTCTGTCAAGATTGCTTGTGGTGAACCTGGCTTAAATGCTACCCATTGTGAAGCTATAAACTGCTGTTTTGATGGGCAGTACTGCTATTATGGAAGAACAG TGACTGTCCAGTGCACAAGGGATGGCCAGTTTGTGTTGGTGGTGGCCAAGGATGCAACACTACCCAGACTGAGCCTGGATTCAGTCAGCCTGTTGGGAGAAAATGGACCCTGTGGTCCAGTTGACTCAAATGCAGCGTTTGCCATTTACCAGTTTCCTGTAACTGCCTGTGGGACCCATGTGATG GAGCTGGGTGCACATCTGGTTTATGAGAACAAGATGACCTCTTCCTATGAGGTTGGGATGGGGCCCCTTGGAGCCATCACAAGAGACAGCTACTATGA GCTCTACTTCCAGTGTGGATATTATGCCATGAGCATTGGGGCGCTGACCATTCGGCATTATGCCAACGATCCTCCTCTACCTGTAGTTGCTCCTGGACCCCTCAGGGTAGAACTAAGAATAGGAAATGGTCAGTGTGCCACAAAGGGGTGTGTGGAAG TACAGGCAGCCTACACTTCCTACTACAAGGACACAGATTACCCTGTAGTTAAGGTGCTGAGGGAGCCGGTCTATGTGGAAGTGCGCATCCTGGAGAGGTCTGACCCAAATATTGTCCTGACTCTGGGACACTGCTGGGCAACCTCTTCCCCTAACCCCTTCAGCGTTCCCCAGTGGGACCTTCTAGTGAATGG GTGCCCCTACAAGGATGACCGCTACCTGACTACTCTGGTTCCAGTTGAGAGGTCTCCTGCGGTTCCGTTCCCTACCCATTACAAGCGCTTTGTCCTCAAGATGTTCGCCTTTGTGGATACTACCTCTATGGCTCCTTTGCACAACCAG GTCTACATCCACTGCAGTACAGCTGTGTGCCATCCAAGTGCAACAGAGACCTGTGAACCAAGCTGCAGCAGACAAA GGAGACATGTACCAGAAGAAAGGGAGGCTCCTCCTGAATCAGCTGTGGTGTCCAGTGGGGGAGTTGTCTTTATAGAAATGGCTTGA
- the LOC113585375 gene encoding zona pellucida sperm-binding protein 1-like: protein MARVWVTIALVGLCVFLTCWCSEAASTGSLQGSKQLLLNSQLLQLHVPQVYGQQQQLTTNGPSQKCNVDGSVKIACGEPGLNATHCEAINCCFDGQYCYYGRTVTVQCTRDGQFVLVVAKDATLPRLSLDSVSLLGENGPCGPVDSNAAFAIYQFPVTACGTHVMELGAHLVYENKMTSSYEVGMGPLGAITRDSYYELYFQCRYYAMSIGALTIRHYANDPPLPVVAPGPLRVELRIGNGQCATKGCVEVQAAYTSYYKDTDYPVVKVLREPVYVEVRILERSDPNIVLTLGHCWATSSPNPFSVPQWDLLVNGCPYKDDRYLTTLVPVERSPAVPFPTHYKRFVLKMFAFVDTTSMAPLHNQVYIHCSTAVCHPSATETCEPSCSRQRRHVPEEREAPPESAVVSSGGVVFIEMA from the exons ATGGCAAGAGTCTGGGTCACTATTGCACTTGTggggctttgtgttttcttaacatgttGGTGTAGTGAAGCTGCATCCACAGGGAGTTTACAAGGGTCTAAACAACTACTCCTGAATTCTCAGTTACTGCAGCTACATGTTCCTCAGGTTTATGGCCAACAGCAACAGTTGACCACAAATGGGCCTTCTCAGAAATGTAATGTAGATGGGTCTGTCAAGATTGCTTGTGGTGAACCTGGCTTAAATGCTACCCATTGTGAAGCTATAAACTGCTGTTTTGATGGGCAGTACTGCTATTATGGAAGAACAG TGACTGTCCAGTGCACAAGGGATGGCCAGTTTGTGTTGGTGGTGGCCAAGGATGCAACACTACCCAGACTGAGCCTGGATTCAGTCAGCCTGTTGGGAGAAAATGGACCCTGTGGTCCAGTTGACTCAAATGCAGCGTTTGCCATTTACCAGTTTCCTGTAACTGCCTGTGGGACCCATGTGATG GAGCTGGGTGCACATCTGGTTTATGAGAACAAGATGACCTCTTCCTATGAGGTTGGGATGGGGCCCCTTGGAGCCATCACAAGAGACAGCTACTATGA GCTCTACTTCCAGTGTAGATATTATGCCATGAGCATTGGGGCGCTGACCATTCGGCATTATGCCAACGATCCTCCTCTACCTGTAGTTGCTCCTGGACCCCTCAGGGTAGAACTAAGAATAGGAAATGGTCAGTGTGCCACAAAGGGGTGTGTGGAAG TACAGGCAGCCTACACTTCCTACTACAAGGACACAGATTACCCTGTAGTTAAGGTGCTGAGGGAGCCGGTCTATGTGGAAGTGCGCATCCTGGAGAGGTCTGACCCAAATATTGTCCTGACTCTGGGACACTGCTGGGCAACCTCTTCCCCTAACCCCTTCAGCGTTCCCCAGTGGGACCTTCTAGTGAATGG GTGCCCCTACAAGGATGACCGCTACCTGACTACTCTGGTTCCAGTTGAGAGGTCTCCTGCGGTTCCGTTCCCTACCCATTACAAGCGCTTTGTCCTCAAGATGTTCGCCTTTGTGGATACTACCTCTATGGCTCCTTTGCACAACCAG GTCTACATCCACTGCAGTACAGCTGTGTGCCATCCAAGTGCAACAGAGACCTGTGAACCAAGCTGCAGCAGACAAA GGAGACATGTACCAGAAGAAAGGGAGGCTCCTCCTGAATCAGCTGTGGTGTCCAGTGGGGGAGTTGTCTTTATAGAAATGGCTTGA